The Synechocystis sp. PCC 7509 genome includes a window with the following:
- a CDS encoding ComEA family DNA-binding protein translates to MQWLPSAQSIRTKLLNDPYYRLQSRAEIAIAADLGIQIDVNKAKVDDWLRLPGLSIHQARNLVQLCQAGVQFCCIEDIAAALSISVQHLQPLVPVLKFCYYDEILTIAPLSPNIATIEQLTEIPAIDLRLAQSIVHNRDLQGAYRNLVDFQRRLSLPGALISQLMYYLQF, encoded by the coding sequence ATGCAATGGCTACCCTCAGCGCAATCAATTCGCACTAAATTATTAAACGATCCTTATTATCGGCTACAGTCAAGGGCAGAAATTGCGATCGCCGCAGATTTAGGCATTCAAATTGATGTGAATAAAGCCAAGGTAGACGATTGGTTGCGGCTTCCTGGGTTGTCTATTCATCAAGCGCGGAACTTGGTGCAATTATGTCAAGCGGGAGTACAATTTTGCTGTATAGAAGATATTGCCGCAGCTTTGAGTATTTCTGTCCAGCATTTGCAACCTTTAGTCCCGGTACTCAAGTTTTGTTACTACGATGAAATTCTCACCATTGCCCCTCTTAGCCCAAATATTGCCACCATTGAGCAATTAACAGAAATTCCTGCCATTGATTTGCGTTTAGCTCAATCTATAGTTCACAATCGAGATTTACAAGGTGCGTACCGCAACTTAGTAGATTTTCAACGGCGGCTATCGCTACCTGGGGCTTTAATTAGCCAGTTGATGTATTACCTACAGTTTTAA
- a CDS encoding type II toxin-antitoxin system VapC family toxin, translating into MSESIYIETSILGYLTARWTKDLIMAANIEITKDWWESRRNTFTLFTSEAVLEEVALGDPAIAAQRLEILQSFSLLSLNLAVQGLAAQFLTRSNLPPKAKIDAIHIAAATIHGMDYLLTWNCKHIANAQIQGKLAEISLDSGYVLPVLCTPNELMGY; encoded by the coding sequence ATGAGCGAAAGTATATATATTGAAACTAGCATTTTGGGCTATCTCACAGCTAGATGGACAAAAGACCTGATTATGGCTGCAAATATTGAAATAACTAAAGACTGGTGGGAGTCTCGTCGAAATACCTTTACCCTCTTCACTTCAGAGGCGGTTTTAGAGGAAGTAGCACTAGGAGATCCAGCGATTGCGGCTCAACGACTAGAAATTTTGCAGAGTTTTTCCTTGTTATCCCTAAATCTTGCTGTACAAGGTTTAGCGGCACAATTCCTGACTCGAAGCAACTTACCTCCAAAAGCAAAAATTGACGCAATTCACATTGCCGCCGCCACCATTCACGGCATGGATTATCTGCTAACGTGGAATTGTAAGCATATTGCGAATGCTCAAATCCAGGGAAAGTTGGCGGAGATTAGTCTCGATTCTGGCTATGTACTGCCTGTCCTCTGCACACCAAACGAACTGATGGGATATTAG
- the lepB gene encoding signal peptidase I yields MTSKDQKSIEAPLWLRVWRSQQENFQLIFIALFLALLIRAFVAEPRYIPSDSMLPTLHTGDRLVVEKLSYHFHPPATGDIIVFHTPQQLQAAYDKEQAFIKRVIATPEETVGVTNGKVYLNNHPLQENYIAEPPAYRLLPQQVPEHSVFVMGDNRNDSNDSHVWGFLPEENIIGRATFRFWPLSRIGFV; encoded by the coding sequence ATGACATCAAAAGACCAAAAATCAATAGAAGCGCCTTTATGGCTACGGGTTTGGCGCTCCCAGCAAGAGAATTTTCAGCTAATTTTTATTGCTTTGTTTTTAGCGCTGCTAATCCGTGCCTTTGTTGCCGAACCTCGCTATATTCCCTCGGATTCTATGCTACCTACTTTGCACACAGGCGATCGCTTAGTAGTAGAAAAACTTTCCTATCATTTTCACCCACCCGCGACGGGAGATATTATTGTTTTCCATACTCCCCAACAATTACAAGCTGCCTATGATAAAGAACAAGCCTTTATTAAGCGCGTGATTGCCACTCCCGAAGAAACCGTAGGCGTTACCAATGGCAAAGTATATCTAAACAACCATCCCCTACAAGAAAACTATATTGCCGAACCTCCGGCTTATCGCTTATTACCCCAGCAAGTTCCCGAACATAGTGTTTTTGTGATGGGCGATAACCGCAACGATAGTAACGATTCTCACGTTTGGGGCTTTTTACCGGAGGAAAATATCATTGGGCGGGCAACTTTTCGTTTTTGGCCGCTTAGTCGCATCGGTTTTGTTTAA